In Persicimonas caeni, a single window of DNA contains:
- a CDS encoding sigma-54-dependent transcriptional regulator encodes MDKLRILVIDDEESIRHMLTVLLEKEGYAVKTVGDGEEGLKELLTREYDLVLTDVRMPKMDGLELIDEVLERNIPTTVIAMSAFGNREMAIDALKRGAYDYFDKPFKKDEVLLTLAKAEERLQLKRENDALKGFSADGEFQNIVGDSEPMQAVYGTVSKVAGYKSTILLTGESGTGKELIARAIHNLSPRKDEAWVPINCGAIPENLLESELFGHVRGAFTDATQDKVGLFEEAHKGTLFLDEIAELPMNLQVKLLRVLQENEIRRVGGNKSIPVDVRIVAASLHDLGERVEEGLFREDLYYRLNVINIQLPPLRERREDVRPLVDFFIAKQNQRLGTSITGVEPEAMKLMLDYHWPGNVRELQNCIERGVVLANGHKIDESVLPDRILDSNDELKQLFNSDELSIKKMSTALERILIRRALEKTGGNRTNAAKLLEISHRALLYKIKDYGLETVGMET; translated from the coding sequence ATGGACAAGCTTCGCATACTGGTCATCGACGACGAGGAGAGCATCCGCCACATGCTCACCGTGCTGCTCGAAAAGGAGGGCTACGCGGTCAAGACCGTCGGTGACGGCGAGGAGGGCCTCAAGGAGTTGCTCACCCGCGAGTACGATCTGGTGCTCACCGACGTGCGCATGCCCAAGATGGACGGGCTCGAGCTCATCGACGAGGTCCTCGAGCGCAATATCCCCACCACCGTCATCGCCATGAGCGCGTTCGGCAACCGCGAGATGGCCATCGACGCGCTCAAGCGCGGCGCCTACGACTATTTCGACAAGCCGTTCAAAAAGGACGAGGTGCTGCTGACCTTGGCCAAGGCCGAGGAGCGCCTGCAACTCAAGCGCGAAAACGACGCGCTCAAGGGTTTCAGCGCGGACGGCGAGTTCCAGAATATCGTCGGCGACAGCGAGCCGATGCAGGCGGTCTACGGCACGGTCTCGAAGGTCGCCGGCTACAAGTCGACCATCCTGCTCACCGGTGAGTCGGGCACGGGTAAGGAGCTCATCGCCCGCGCGATCCACAACCTGTCGCCACGCAAGGACGAGGCGTGGGTGCCCATCAATTGCGGGGCCATCCCCGAGAACCTGCTCGAGAGCGAGCTCTTCGGGCATGTGCGCGGCGCGTTCACCGACGCCACTCAAGACAAGGTGGGACTCTTCGAGGAGGCCCACAAGGGCACCCTGTTCCTCGACGAGATCGCCGAGCTTCCGATGAACCTGCAGGTCAAATTGCTGCGGGTCTTGCAGGAAAACGAGATTCGCCGCGTGGGCGGCAACAAGTCGATCCCGGTCGACGTGCGCATCGTCGCCGCCAGCCTGCACGACCTGGGCGAGCGCGTCGAAGAGGGCTTGTTTCGCGAGGATCTGTACTACCGCCTCAACGTGATCAATATCCAGCTGCCCCCGCTTCGCGAGCGCCGCGAGGACGTGCGCCCCCTGGTCGATTTCTTTATCGCCAAGCAGAACCAACGGCTCGGCACGTCGATCACCGGCGTGGAGCCCGAGGCGATGAAGCTCATGCTCGACTATCACTGGCCGGGCAACGTGCGCGAGCTGCAAAACTGCATCGAGCGCGGGGTCGTCTTGGCCAACGGCCACAAGATCGACGAGTCGGTGCTGCCCGACCGCATTCTGGACAGCAACGACGAGCTCAAGCAGCTTTTTAACAGCGACGAGCTGTCGATCAAAAAGATGAGTACTGCGCTCGAGCGTATTCTGATACGACGTGCTCTCGAAAAGACTGGCGGCAACCGCACCAACGCCGCCAAGCTCCTCGAAATCAGTCACCGGGCCCTGCTCTACAAGATCAAGGACTACGGCCTCGAGACGGTGGGTATGGAGACCTGA
- a CDS encoding DUF6992 family protein: MTSRLPNPYLCAALLAALVVFAANLATPTTAYAQEAVASLDAHLLEQNADRLAINQTGMSVLLGWSALNMGVGTWGYFASKGRWKYFHQMNAAWNVVNGAIAVGSLIGAGGEDPASFGLLATIEEAQFIEKVLLFNAGLDIGYIAAGAYLNERGLRKDSDRLVGYGRSVMLQGAFLLVFDGVLFWLHNQNTSDFLMRVEPLVGDATGAALTISF; the protein is encoded by the coding sequence GTGACATCGCGTCTCCCAAACCCCTACCTGTGCGCCGCGCTTCTGGCGGCGTTGGTGGTCTTTGCCGCCAACCTCGCCACACCGACCACGGCCTACGCCCAAGAGGCGGTCGCCTCGCTCGACGCGCACCTGCTCGAACAGAATGCCGACCGCCTGGCGATCAATCAGACCGGCATGAGCGTCTTGCTCGGCTGGTCAGCGCTCAACATGGGCGTGGGCACTTGGGGCTATTTCGCCAGCAAGGGTCGCTGGAAATATTTCCACCAGATGAACGCGGCTTGGAACGTCGTCAACGGCGCCATCGCCGTCGGCAGCCTCATCGGCGCGGGCGGCGAAGACCCAGCGAGCTTCGGGCTACTGGCGACGATCGAAGAGGCGCAGTTCATCGAAAAGGTTCTGCTCTTTAACGCCGGCCTCGACATCGGCTATATCGCCGCCGGCGCCTACCTCAACGAGCGCGGCCTGCGCAAAGACTCCGACCGCCTCGTCGGCTACGGCCGCTCCGTGATGCTGCAGGGAGCATTCCTGCTGGTCTTCGACGGCGTGCTCTTCTGGCTGCACAACCAGAACACCTCCGACTTTCTCATGCGCGTCGAGCCGCTCGTCGGCGATGCAACCGGCGCCGCGCTGACGATTAGCTTCTAA
- a CDS encoding M48 family metallopeptidase: MTDGSNNNQSTLFDWQDVDDEPRTTRGTLDMSELPSELRGCRPRAHKLHVRLEELLGIVDLILTDNRRRMLSSRRRRNRQEIRAHHMFVNSCDATVSAIADLASGRKGARQTIQQFIQDNRDAISFAPSDDELQQRGEHFNLGVVLRKVLKIFAEPVRDELDGIHITWGRRGRGTKSIRFGSYDFDRKLIRIHPALDRRWVPDYFVEFIVYHELLHAIFPPREGQTRREVHTPEFRAMEKQFPHYEKAMAWEAANLRRILDNK, from the coding sequence ATGACCGACGGCAGTAACAACAATCAATCCACGTTGTTCGATTGGCAAGACGTCGACGACGAGCCGCGCACCACGCGCGGCACGCTCGACATGTCGGAGTTGCCGTCGGAGTTGCGAGGCTGTCGCCCTCGGGCGCACAAGTTACACGTGCGCCTCGAGGAGCTTCTCGGGATCGTCGATCTCATCCTGACGGACAACCGCCGGCGCATGCTCTCATCGCGCCGGCGGCGCAACCGCCAGGAGATTCGCGCTCACCACATGTTCGTGAACAGTTGCGATGCGACCGTGTCGGCCATCGCCGACCTGGCCAGCGGGCGAAAGGGCGCGCGCCAAACCATCCAGCAGTTTATCCAGGACAACCGCGACGCGATCAGCTTCGCGCCCAGCGACGACGAGCTGCAGCAGCGCGGCGAGCACTTCAACCTCGGCGTCGTGTTGCGCAAGGTGCTCAAGATCTTCGCCGAACCCGTGCGAGACGAGCTCGACGGCATTCACATCACCTGGGGGCGACGCGGCCGTGGCACCAAAAGCATCCGCTTTGGCAGCTACGATTTCGACCGCAAGCTGATCCGCATCCACCCGGCGCTCGACCGGAGGTGGGTTCCCGATTATTTTGTCGAGTTCATCGTCTACCACGAGCTATTGCACGCGATCTTTCCGCCGCGCGAGGGCCAAACGCGACGCGAAGTACATACGCCGGAATTTCGCGCCATGGAAAAGCAGTTTCCACACTACGAAAAGGCGATGGCTTGGGAAGCCGCTAATCTTCGACGGATACTCGATAATAAATGA
- a CDS encoding TIGR02450 family Trp-rich protein, producing MPTPEPTNPKKLPGTEWTAVEPEERRKHWQVLRFEKKAGEVVLEAVLDHHQLRLPWRELRNRDEWRPGWTH from the coding sequence ATGCCTACCCCGGAACCGACCAATCCCAAAAAACTACCCGGTACCGAATGGACCGCCGTCGAGCCCGAAGAGCGACGCAAGCACTGGCAGGTGCTTCGCTTCGAGAAGAAGGCCGGCGAGGTCGTGCTCGAAGCAGTCTTGGACCACCACCAGCTACGCCTGCCCTGGCGAGAGCTTCGCAACCGCGACGAGTGGCGCCCCGGCTGGACGCATTAA
- a CDS encoding rhodanese-like domain-containing protein: MSTTTFIIVAALTLVAFYILRKTQSLDPEKRREILDALEKGATLVDVRTRQEFDSGHPEGAINVPLHQLQQDVKGLKRKPRPIVVTCASGMRSARAAKLLRRSGIEVLDLGGRANWPR; this comes from the coding sequence ATGAGCACCACCACCTTTATTATCGTCGCTGCGCTGACGCTCGTCGCGTTCTACATTCTGCGCAAAACACAATCGCTGGATCCCGAGAAGCGCCGCGAGATCCTCGACGCCCTCGAAAAGGGGGCGACATTGGTAGATGTGCGCACTCGCCAGGAGTTCGACTCCGGCCACCCCGAGGGCGCCATCAACGTGCCGCTGCACCAACTGCAGCAGGACGTCAAAGGCCTGAAGCGAAAGCCACGACCCATCGTGGTCACCTGCGCCTCGGGCATGCGCAGCGCGCGGGCTGCCAAACTTCTTCGCCGATCGGGTATCGAAGTGCTCGACCTCGGCGGAAGAGCCAACTGGCCGCGCTGA
- a CDS encoding multiheme c-type cytochrome, whose protein sequence is MKSSSQISRRWWVLLAILGLWAVVMAQACERNAERADTDGPVAKSDSNEEGGAKVDEVGEGPTTLPGEAKPGTVQPKSPGPEGPGVFFLSGLKGYLEPCGCSAEVLLGGIDRITGYVAAAQKLYPDVAMLDAGDMLFEFAELEEHAIPQEKAKTDVIVAAQKALGTEVTVPGELDFAMGVDFYQKTLEQAGVEPIAANLKLGGKALAATEVLDLEDIKLGVVGAVNPELYKDVEGVSASEPVPAVEAAVASLKEQGAQTIVLLMHGDLEATQNVLEAVDGIDFGVVGHGPRETDQVYEVGGGHTLEAYDQGRYLGVLKLLQRDKGEPYTNASAGSKTEIEKLQRLIEHKKKQLERFPPSKRRENPPILQRLRDDIAEREAKLEKLRTEDVKVPEAGNAFIYRPVPMEPGLPINDKLNNLRNEYNKSLQELQSKVEREVPPVEEGQAFFVGNQECARCHVQEQAFWEKTEHATAVETLEERNKLFDQSCIGCHVVGYEKPGGSVIGKLHYEAKLGERTIQKNLEDVGCENCHGPGSDHVQAPIDASGNPQHIKADPVESDCMECHVPEHSPQFNFDAYVKDITGEGHEMSTK, encoded by the coding sequence ATGAAATCCTCGTCCCAAATCTCTCGGCGCTGGTGGGTCCTTCTTGCAATTCTCGGCCTGTGGGCTGTGGTGATGGCGCAGGCGTGCGAGCGCAACGCCGAGCGCGCCGATACCGACGGCCCGGTCGCCAAGTCCGACTCGAACGAGGAGGGCGGCGCCAAGGTTGACGAGGTGGGCGAGGGTCCGACCACGCTCCCGGGCGAGGCCAAGCCGGGCACGGTCCAGCCAAAGTCGCCGGGCCCGGAAGGGCCGGGCGTCTTCTTCCTGTCCGGACTCAAAGGTTATCTGGAGCCGTGCGGCTGCAGCGCCGAGGTGTTGCTCGGCGGTATCGACCGCATCACCGGTTATGTCGCGGCCGCCCAGAAGCTCTACCCAGATGTGGCCATGCTCGACGCGGGCGACATGCTCTTTGAATTCGCCGAGCTCGAAGAGCACGCCATTCCCCAGGAAAAGGCCAAGACCGACGTCATCGTCGCCGCACAGAAGGCCCTCGGCACCGAGGTGACCGTGCCCGGCGAGCTCGATTTCGCGATGGGCGTCGACTTTTACCAGAAGACCCTCGAGCAGGCGGGCGTCGAGCCGATCGCCGCGAACCTGAAGTTGGGCGGCAAAGCACTCGCCGCGACGGAGGTTCTCGACCTCGAAGACATCAAGCTCGGCGTCGTCGGTGCGGTCAATCCCGAGCTCTACAAGGACGTCGAAGGGGTGAGCGCGAGCGAGCCGGTGCCGGCGGTCGAGGCCGCCGTCGCCTCGTTGAAAGAGCAGGGCGCCCAGACGATCGTCTTGTTGATGCACGGCGATCTCGAGGCGACGCAGAATGTGTTGGAGGCCGTCGACGGCATCGACTTTGGCGTCGTCGGCCACGGCCCGCGCGAGACCGATCAGGTCTATGAGGTGGGCGGGGGGCACACGCTCGAAGCCTACGACCAGGGCCGTTATCTGGGCGTGCTCAAGCTTCTCCAGCGTGACAAAGGCGAGCCGTACACGAACGCCAGCGCCGGCAGCAAGACCGAAATCGAGAAGCTCCAGCGGCTCATCGAGCACAAAAAGAAGCAACTCGAGCGCTTTCCTCCGTCGAAGCGCCGCGAAAACCCGCCCATCCTCCAGCGTCTGAGAGACGATATCGCCGAGCGTGAGGCCAAGCTCGAGAAGCTTCGCACCGAGGATGTCAAAGTGCCCGAAGCGGGCAACGCCTTTATCTACAGACCCGTGCCGATGGAGCCGGGGCTTCCGATCAACGACAAGCTCAACAATCTTCGAAACGAGTACAACAAGAGCCTGCAGGAGTTGCAGTCGAAGGTCGAGCGCGAGGTTCCGCCGGTCGAAGAGGGCCAAGCTTTCTTCGTGGGCAATCAGGAATGCGCCCGCTGTCACGTCCAAGAGCAGGCGTTCTGGGAGAAGACCGAGCACGCCACCGCCGTCGAGACGCTCGAGGAGCGCAACAAGCTCTTCGACCAGAGCTGCATCGGCTGTCACGTCGTCGGCTACGAAAAGCCGGGCGGAAGCGTCATCGGCAAGCTGCACTACGAGGCGAAGCTCGGCGAGCGCACCATCCAGAAAAACCTCGAGGACGTCGGCTGCGAAAACTGCCACGGCCCGGGCTCCGACCACGTCCAGGCGCCCATCGACGCCTCCGGCAACCCCCAGCACATCAAGGCCGACCCGGTCGAGAGCGACTGCATGGAGTGCCACGTCCCCGAGCACTCCCCGCAGTTCAACTTCGACGCCTACGTCAAAGACATCACCGGCGAAGGCCACGAGATGTCGACGAAGTAA
- a CDS encoding valine--tRNA ligase, with protein MKIDQSYDPVEVESDWYDFWVDRGYFHADETSDKEPYTIVIPPPNVTGSLHMGHALFVTLQDLLIRWKRMEGYEALWLPGTDHAGIATQVMVERSLAKEGRTRHDLGRDKFLERTWDWKEEHGGQIINQLKRMGASCDWDRERFTLDEGLNKAVREAFVKLYEDGLIYRDLRMVDWDPEGQTVLSDLEVNREEENGRFWYLKYPLADGSGHIIVGTTRPETMLGDTAVAVHPDDERYQDLIGKKIKLPIVGREIPIIADKILPDPEKGTGAVKVTPAHDPNDWECGERHDLEVIQVIDFDATINDNGPEEFVGLDRYDARKLVVEKFDEAGLLEGTEERPYSPGRSERTGVVVEPLPMLQWFVNTEPMAKKAIDAVESGDTEIIPAVWKKTYDHFMYNIRPWCISRQLWWGHRIPAWYCQECDEVIVRRETPDSCPECGSDDLERDPDVLDTWFSSALWPFSTMGWPDETPTLEKFYPTQVMETGFDILFFWVARMMMMGLWFMDDVPFEKVFLHAMVRDKEGNKMSKTKGNVIDPLHMIYGAESDELDPELHKELLNQYPEGLGAQGADALRFTLAIYAAQGRDIKLDIKRIEGYRAFLNKLWNAARFALMNLEDYEAPAYETYTSSWEDSAQTPFDAEHLSVADRWILQRSDQVVGEVKQALDEFRFNDAAQLIYKFVWHELCDWYIELSKEVLHEDRGATPEERKAARDTLTYVLDATLRLMHPISPFITEDIWQALPHAGDAPESIMVAPWPESRGAEDFAEAATQMDRVIELISAIRGIRGETNVKPGQTIDEVFFVTDDADAKAAIEACESYIQRLAKADKIEVVSTDAAPEVEGAATAVRDGVEIRIPLAGLIDLDEELTRLQKELERVEDDIKYVEGKLANDGFVNNAPEHIVQQERDKREQYLEEKATLEASMEELRKLQ; from the coding sequence ATGAAGATCGATCAGAGCTACGACCCGGTTGAAGTCGAGTCCGACTGGTACGATTTCTGGGTGGACCGCGGCTATTTTCACGCCGACGAGACGAGCGACAAAGAGCCGTACACCATCGTCATTCCGCCGCCGAACGTCACCGGTAGCCTGCACATGGGCCACGCGCTGTTCGTGACCCTCCAAGATCTGCTGATCCGCTGGAAGCGCATGGAGGGCTACGAAGCGTTGTGGCTGCCGGGCACCGATCACGCGGGCATCGCCACCCAGGTGATGGTCGAGCGATCGCTGGCCAAAGAGGGCCGCACCCGCCACGACCTGGGGCGCGACAAATTCTTGGAGCGCACCTGGGACTGGAAGGAAGAGCACGGCGGCCAGATCATCAACCAGCTCAAGCGCATGGGCGCCTCCTGCGACTGGGACCGCGAGCGCTTCACCCTCGACGAGGGGCTGAACAAGGCGGTGCGCGAGGCGTTCGTCAAGCTGTACGAAGACGGGCTGATCTATCGCGACCTGCGCATGGTCGACTGGGACCCGGAGGGCCAGACGGTGCTGTCGGACCTGGAGGTCAACCGCGAAGAGGAGAACGGGCGCTTCTGGTACCTCAAGTACCCGCTGGCTGACGGCTCGGGGCATATCATCGTCGGTACGACGCGTCCGGAGACGATGCTCGGCGATACCGCCGTGGCCGTCCACCCCGACGACGAGCGCTACCAAGACCTGATCGGCAAAAAGATCAAGCTGCCGATCGTCGGCCGCGAGATTCCGATCATCGCCGACAAGATTTTGCCCGACCCCGAGAAGGGCACCGGCGCGGTCAAGGTCACACCCGCCCACGACCCCAATGACTGGGAGTGCGGCGAGCGCCACGATCTGGAGGTTATCCAGGTCATCGACTTCGACGCCACGATCAACGACAACGGCCCCGAGGAGTTCGTCGGCCTCGATCGATACGACGCGCGCAAGCTCGTGGTCGAGAAGTTCGACGAAGCCGGCCTGCTCGAGGGCACCGAGGAGCGCCCGTACTCGCCGGGGCGCAGCGAGCGCACCGGCGTGGTCGTCGAGCCGCTTCCGATGCTCCAGTGGTTCGTCAACACCGAGCCGATGGCCAAAAAGGCGATCGACGCGGTCGAGTCGGGCGACACCGAGATCATCCCGGCGGTGTGGAAGAAGACCTACGACCACTTCATGTACAATATCCGCCCGTGGTGCATCAGCCGCCAGCTGTGGTGGGGCCACCGCATCCCGGCCTGGTATTGCCAGGAGTGCGACGAGGTGATCGTGCGCCGCGAGACGCCCGATAGCTGCCCCGAGTGTGGCAGCGACGATCTCGAGCGTGACCCGGACGTTCTCGATACGTGGTTTTCGAGCGCGCTGTGGCCGTTCTCGACGATGGGCTGGCCCGACGAGACGCCGACGCTCGAGAAGTTCTATCCCACCCAGGTCATGGAGACGGGCTTCGACATCCTGTTCTTCTGGGTCGCGCGCATGATGATGATGGGCCTGTGGTTCATGGACGACGTCCCCTTCGAGAAGGTCTTCCTGCACGCGATGGTGCGTGACAAGGAGGGCAACAAGATGTCGAAGACCAAGGGCAACGTCATCGACCCGTTGCACATGATCTACGGCGCCGAGTCCGACGAGCTCGACCCGGAGCTGCACAAAGAGCTCCTGAACCAGTATCCGGAAGGTCTGGGCGCGCAGGGCGCCGACGCGCTTCGGTTCACGCTGGCGATTTACGCCGCGCAGGGCCGCGACATCAAACTCGACATCAAGCGCATCGAGGGCTACCGCGCCTTCCTCAACAAGCTGTGGAATGCGGCGCGCTTCGCGCTGATGAACCTCGAAGACTACGAAGCACCGGCCTACGAGACCTACACGAGCTCCTGGGAAGATAGCGCGCAGACGCCGTTCGACGCCGAGCATTTGTCGGTAGCCGACCGCTGGATCCTGCAGCGAAGCGATCAGGTCGTCGGTGAGGTCAAACAGGCGCTCGACGAGTTCCGCTTCAACGACGCCGCCCAGCTCATCTACAAGTTCGTCTGGCACGAGCTGTGCGACTGGTACATCGAGCTGAGCAAAGAGGTGCTGCACGAAGACCGCGGCGCCACGCCCGAAGAGCGCAAGGCCGCGCGTGACACGCTCACCTACGTGCTCGACGCCACGCTTCGGCTGATGCACCCGATTTCACCGTTCATCACCGAGGATATCTGGCAGGCGTTGCCGCACGCCGGTGATGCTCCCGAGAGCATCATGGTCGCGCCGTGGCCCGAGAGCCGAGGCGCCGAGGACTTCGCAGAGGCCGCCACCCAGATGGATCGCGTCATCGAGCTTATCTCGGCGATTCGAGGCATCCGCGGCGAGACGAACGTCAAGCCGGGCCAGACGATCGACGAGGTCTTCTTTGTCACTGACGATGCCGACGCCAAGGCCGCCATCGAGGCCTGTGAGAGCTATATCCAGCGGCTGGCCAAGGCCGACAAGATCGAGGTCGTCAGCACCGACGCGGCCCCCGAGGTCGAAGGCGCGGCGACCGCTGTGCGCGACGGCGTCGAGATTCGCATCCCACTGGCCGGCCTTATCGACCTCGACGAAGAGCTCACTCGTCTCCAAAAGGAGCTCGAGCGCGTCGAAGACGACATCAAATATGTCGAAGGCAAGCTCGCCAACGACGGGTTTGTGAACAACGCACCCGAACACATCGTCCAGCAGGAGCGGGACAAGCGGGAGCAGTATCTGGAGGAGAAGGCGACCCTCGAAGCTTCGATGGAGGAGCTTCGCAAGTTGCAGTGA
- a CDS encoding penicillin acylase family protein — MRRRLPVVLCVFFVFTLMACTSPDEEDPVPADTGTDVADTPDGDSDAADASTDADAGTEDAFAQLRRPVTVITDEYGMRHVYAESLEDLFFMNGYMYATDRFAQMEFYRRIATGTLGELMGGLSSSAVETDVLMRTLGLKRSAKKYVEENYDPDNESYQALDAFCAGVNAYIAKYRAGEVNQPGVLAQVMPASAIRDWEPSDVLAVGKLLAVQLTYTAPMWIDAHAARQNILDTFTADASDPKFAARAGFLADVVRSAPASDTTHLDGFPGGGTRALQMPNQSDSKAPRISQDVLRNALSLHEGLTDLPGFADIDLFGHRKMFDRGSNNWVLSGDLTASGYPNVANDPHLGLSLPTIFYPIHLELNNDIDGREPLKMVGVGILGVPGIVIGRSDKVAWGTTVGFYDYVDVYHEKITGNSNDANPATVELGDQQVEVERITETIKVGAFGNITEEVDLTLEVVPHHGPILPPTQDGKPVARTGDEALSIKWVGLEANNEFEFLMRLWRAEAPADVEEALDYYTVGSSNFVFGFASGETFYSGQSKIPVRGDGALTYDPVDNPSGNAPIFVLPSDGTAEWDGYLDEQYIPHAYNRAEGYVVTANNDQVGTTLDNNPVNDTYYLGGFYDLGLRAERITERITNATGERASGEKLTLEHQTAIQNDGYDKVAEHVVPHMVSAIDRALDDSIDDSDDPELQALRAEIAGRETDLAELRDLLANWDFESPATRTPQGDDVDRSAAAALFNASMVYLLPDVYGDEFAAIGFFEDGDFKLPSSTQVLVRSLIHLLDNTEQTETYDATAGDSTIFDDLSTEETETRQTFLVRSVLAARDRLASGQTLAEVFGRAIPSPGSGDPSDWVWGNMHGLRLDGLIPVGQNAFQRPTEERGLPFYERPGGQFAVTPCDHGYDDFNFTCSSGSSLRMVHDMDPNGPVTYNAVPGGYSANPASPYYDSEVEIWNRAEPRKIEDDRATLEANADDVTVYGE; from the coding sequence ATGAGACGACGACTGCCTGTAGTTCTGTGCGTGTTCTTTGTGTTCACTTTGATGGCGTGTACTTCACCCGATGAGGAGGACCCGGTTCCTGCCGATACCGGAACGGATGTGGCCGACACACCCGATGGTGACTCGGACGCCGCCGACGCGTCGACTGACGCGGATGCCGGCACCGAAGACGCCTTCGCCCAGCTTCGCAGGCCGGTGACCGTCATCACCGACGAATACGGCATGCGCCACGTGTACGCCGAGTCGCTCGAAGACCTCTTCTTTATGAACGGCTACATGTACGCGACCGATCGGTTCGCGCAGATGGAGTTCTACAGGCGTATCGCCACCGGCACCCTGGGCGAACTAATGGGCGGGTTGTCGAGCAGCGCGGTCGAGACGGACGTGCTCATGCGCACGCTGGGGCTGAAGCGCTCGGCCAAGAAATACGTCGAGGAGAATTACGACCCGGACAACGAGTCGTACCAGGCGCTCGACGCCTTCTGCGCCGGGGTCAACGCCTACATCGCCAAATACCGCGCCGGCGAGGTGAACCAGCCGGGCGTTCTGGCGCAGGTGATGCCGGCGTCGGCCATCCGCGACTGGGAGCCCTCGGACGTGCTCGCCGTGGGCAAACTTCTGGCTGTCCAGCTGACCTACACCGCGCCCATGTGGATCGACGCGCACGCAGCGCGCCAGAATATCCTCGATACGTTCACCGCGGACGCCTCTGACCCCAAGTTCGCCGCGCGCGCCGGGTTTTTGGCCGACGTCGTCCGCTCGGCGCCCGCCTCGGACACCACGCATCTCGACGGCTTCCCCGGCGGCGGCACCCGCGCGCTGCAGATGCCCAACCAGTCCGACTCCAAAGCCCCGCGCATCAGCCAAGACGTGTTGCGAAACGCCCTGTCGCTGCACGAAGGCCTGACCGATCTGCCTGGTTTTGCCGACATCGACCTGTTCGGCCACCGCAAGATGTTCGACCGCGGCAGCAACAACTGGGTGCTCTCCGGAGATCTGACCGCCTCGGGTTACCCCAACGTGGCCAACGACCCGCACCTGGGCCTGTCGCTGCCGACGATCTTCTATCCCATCCACCTCGAGCTCAATAATGACATCGACGGGCGCGAGCCGCTCAAGATGGTCGGCGTGGGCATTCTGGGCGTGCCCGGCATCGTCATCGGGCGCAGCGACAAGGTCGCCTGGGGCACCACGGTCGGCTTCTACGATTACGTCGACGTCTATCACGAGAAGATCACCGGCAACTCCAACGACGCCAACCCGGCGACCGTCGAGCTGGGCGACCAGCAGGTCGAGGTCGAGCGCATCACCGAGACGATCAAGGTGGGCGCCTTCGGCAATATCACCGAGGAGGTCGACCTGACCCTCGAGGTCGTGCCCCACCACGGCCCGATCTTGCCGCCCACCCAGGACGGAAAGCCCGTCGCGCGTACCGGCGACGAGGCGCTCTCCATCAAGTGGGTCGGCCTCGAGGCCAACAACGAATTCGAATTCCTGATGCGCCTGTGGCGTGCCGAGGCACCCGCAGACGTCGAGGAGGCGCTCGACTACTACACCGTCGGCTCGAGCAACTTCGTGTTCGGCTTTGCCTCGGGCGAGACGTTCTACTCCGGCCAGTCGAAGATCCCGGTGCGCGGTGACGGAGCGCTCACCTATGACCCGGTGGACAACCCGTCGGGCAACGCGCCGATTTTCGTGCTGCCGAGCGACGGCACCGCCGAGTGGGACGGCTATCTGGACGAGCAATATATCCCCCACGCCTACAACCGCGCCGAAGGCTATGTGGTCACCGCCAATAACGACCAGGTGGGCACCACGCTCGACAATAACCCGGTCAACGACACCTACTATCTGGGCGGCTTCTACGACCTGGGCCTTCGCGCCGAGCGCATCACCGAGCGCATCACCAACGCCACCGGCGAGCGCGCGAGCGGCGAGAAACTGACCCTCGAGCATCAGACCGCGATCCAGAACGACGGCTACGACAAGGTCGCCGAGCACGTCGTGCCGCATATGGTCAGCGCGATCGACCGCGCGCTCGACGATTCGATCGACGACTCCGACGACCCCGAGTTGCAGGCGCTTCGCGCCGAGATCGCCGGGCGCGAGACCGACCTGGCCGAGCTGCGCGACTTGCTCGCCAACTGGGACTTCGAGTCGCCGGCCACGCGCACCCCGCAGGGCGACGACGTCGACCGAAGCGCCGCGGCCGCCCTGTTCAACGCCTCGATGGTCTACCTGCTGCCCGACGTCTACGGCGACGAGTTCGCCGCCATCGGCTTCTTCGAAGACGGCGACTTCAAGCTGCCCTCGTCGACCCAGGTGCTGGTGCGCTCACTCATCCACCTGCTCGACAACACCGAGCAGACCGAGACCTACGACGCGACGGCGGGCGACTCGACGATCTTCGACGACCTGTCCACCGAGGAGACCGAGACCCGCCAGACCTTCCTGGTGCGCTCGGTGCTCGCCGCACGCGACCGGCTGGCCAGCGGCCAGACCCTCGCCGAGGTCTTCGGCCGCGCGATCCCCTCGCCGGGCTCGGGCGACCCGTCCGATTGGGTCTGGGGCAACATGCACGGCCTGCGCCTCGACGGGCTCATCCCCGTGGGCCAAAACGCCTTCCAGCGCCCCACTGAGGAGCGCGGCCTGCCGTTCTACGAGCGGCCCGGCGGCCAGTTCGCCGTCACCCCCTGCGACCACGGCTACGACGACTTCAACTTCACCTGCTCG